One region of Sphingomonas abietis genomic DNA includes:
- a CDS encoding DUF5695 domain-containing protein, whose protein sequence is MTSRALFPIALAIATVSTLPVLPAASAQEAQPKKPSYPPIRTTSFKVGNFVLALRQDTQTLARLSPAGEPAFDFVPGAREAERQADGYVHIGDLNLRLRTAGGDWQDFASAHLRKPIAALKSGGKLLAAADITASMGAGIPLTVERRWVNEGGVPALRFTLINRSKAPVEIGALGMPMVFDNIISDRTLEQAHTEASFTDPYIGRDAGYLQVTRLNGKGPSLLVLPEKDTPLEAYRPIDVAYRGHAPNIFSDRSPRDQTSEGFYDWTVASKGFADKEWSKAGEQWNTPTSFTLAPGEHRTIGLRFVQSPAIEKIEDTLVAQKRPVAIGIPGYVVPMDLDATLFLKSPQRVASIASYPDGALVATADGSINGYARYSVRGRQWGRSRLTITYVDGSVQTISYFVTKPLEQTMADLGHFATTKQWYDDKSDPFHRSPAILTYDRDADKIVTQEPRVWISGMSDEGGAGSWVAAISKQLDNPDPAEVAKLERLIDETVLGTLQVKDGEHAGGVKKSIFYYEPSEHPGYYDPTENWKNWTSWSKKDAGDLGRAYNYPHVAIGYWVLYRLARNHPGLVTAHDWRWYLDHATITVDAMMRDAPYYTQFGLMEGDVFVDILKDLKREGMTGEATKMEAQMKGRADHWKTLAYPFGSEMAWDSTGQPEVYAWMRYFGYDKQADETRDAILGYDPTIPSWGYNGDARRYWDFLYGGKVSRIERQIHHYGSTLNAVPLFDAYRHDPADLHLLRVAYGGMMGGITNIDQSGFSSAAFHSWPDMMKWDSYTGDYGMGFFGHAYAAATYLVKDPTLGWLGFGGNLSEATGVEHIVPKDGARSRLFIAPAGLWITLEAGKIASADYAPATGKIMLTLDPADATTPQARVFLETTTAGAKAYALPGAALERGGYSVPLSGQPTTIDLVGQ, encoded by the coding sequence ATGACATCCCGCGCGCTCTTCCCCATCGCCTTGGCGATCGCGACCGTCTCGACGCTGCCCGTCCTGCCGGCCGCCTCCGCGCAGGAGGCCCAGCCGAAGAAGCCGAGCTATCCCCCGATCCGGACGACATCGTTCAAGGTCGGCAATTTCGTTCTGGCCCTGCGGCAGGACACCCAGACGCTCGCGCGCCTGTCCCCCGCCGGCGAGCCCGCCTTCGATTTCGTGCCCGGCGCGCGCGAGGCGGAACGGCAGGCGGACGGCTATGTCCATATCGGCGATCTCAACCTGCGGCTGCGTACCGCCGGTGGCGACTGGCAGGATTTCGCCTCGGCCCATCTCCGCAAGCCGATCGCCGCCCTGAAGAGTGGTGGCAAGCTGCTCGCCGCCGCCGACATCACCGCCAGCATGGGCGCGGGCATCCCGCTCACCGTCGAGCGGCGCTGGGTCAACGAGGGCGGCGTGCCCGCCCTCCGCTTCACGCTGATCAACCGCTCCAAGGCGCCGGTCGAGATCGGCGCGCTCGGTATGCCGATGGTGTTCGACAACATCATCAGCGATCGCACACTGGAACAGGCCCACACCGAGGCGAGCTTCACCGATCCCTATATCGGCCGCGACGCCGGCTATCTCCAGGTTACGCGCCTCAACGGCAAGGGGCCGAGCCTGCTGGTGTTGCCGGAGAAGGACACCCCGCTCGAGGCCTATCGCCCGATCGACGTCGCCTATCGCGGCCATGCTCCCAACATTTTCTCCGATCGCAGCCCGCGCGACCAGACATCCGAAGGCTTCTACGACTGGACGGTGGCCAGCAAGGGCTTCGCCGACAAGGAGTGGAGCAAGGCCGGCGAGCAGTGGAACACACCGACCAGCTTCACCCTCGCGCCCGGCGAGCATCGCACCATCGGCCTGCGCTTCGTCCAGTCTCCCGCGATCGAAAAGATCGAGGATACACTGGTCGCGCAGAAGCGGCCGGTCGCAATCGGCATCCCCGGCTATGTCGTGCCGATGGACCTCGACGCGACTTTGTTCCTCAAGAGCCCGCAGCGCGTCGCCAGCATCGCCAGCTATCCCGATGGCGCGCTCGTCGCCACGGCGGACGGCAGCATCAACGGCTATGCCCGCTACAGCGTTCGCGGGCGGCAATGGGGGCGCTCGCGCCTAACCATCACCTACGTCGATGGTTCGGTGCAGACGATCAGCTACTTCGTCACCAAGCCGCTGGAGCAGACGATGGCCGATCTCGGCCATTTCGCCACGACCAAGCAATGGTATGACGACAAGAGCGATCCGTTTCACCGCTCGCCGGCGATCCTCACCTATGATCGCGACGCCGACAAGATCGTGACGCAGGAACCGCGCGTGTGGATCTCGGGGATGAGCGACGAAGGCGGCGCCGGCAGCTGGGTGGCGGCGATCTCCAAGCAGCTCGACAATCCCGATCCGGCCGAGGTCGCCAAGCTGGAACGACTGATCGACGAGACCGTGCTCGGCACGCTTCAGGTCAAGGATGGCGAGCATGCCGGCGGCGTGAAGAAGAGCATCTTCTATTACGAGCCCAGCGAGCATCCCGGCTATTACGACCCGACCGAGAATTGGAAGAACTGGACGAGCTGGTCCAAGAAGGATGCCGGCGATCTCGGCCGCGCCTACAACTATCCGCACGTCGCGATCGGCTATTGGGTGCTGTACCGCCTCGCCCGCAACCATCCGGGGCTGGTGACCGCGCATGATTGGCGCTGGTATCTCGACCATGCCACCATCACTGTCGATGCGATGATGCGCGATGCGCCTTATTACACCCAGTTCGGCCTGATGGAGGGCGACGTCTTCGTCGATATCCTGAAGGATCTGAAGCGCGAGGGGATGACCGGCGAGGCGACGAAGATGGAGGCCCAGATGAAGGGCCGCGCCGATCATTGGAAGACGCTGGCCTATCCGTTCGGCAGCGAGATGGCGTGGGATTCGACCGGCCAGCCCGAAGTCTATGCCTGGATGCGCTATTTCGGCTATGACAAGCAGGCCGACGAGACCCGCGACGCGATCCTCGGCTATGATCCGACGATCCCGAGCTGGGGCTATAATGGCGATGCCCGCCGCTATTGGGATTTCCTCTATGGCGGCAAGGTCTCGCGGATCGAGCGGCAGATCCACCATTATGGCTCGACCCTCAACGCCGTGCCCTTGTTCGACGCCTATCGCCACGATCCGGCCGATCTGCACCTGCTGCGCGTCGCCTATGGCGGAATGATGGGCGGGATCACCAATATCGACCAGAGCGGCTTCAGCTCGGCCGCTTTCCACAGCTGGCCCGACATGATGAAGTGGGACAGCTATACCGGCGATTACGGCATGGGCTTCTTCGGCCATGCCTATGCCGCCGCGACCTATCTGGTGAAGGATCCGACGCTCGGCTGGCTCGGCTTCGGCGGCAATCTCAGCGAGGCGACCGGCGTCGAGCATATCGTGCCCAAGGACGGCGCGCGCAGCCGGCTGTTCATCGCGCCGGCCGGGCTGTGGATCACGCTGGAAGCCGGCAAGATCGCCAGCGCCGACTATGCGCCGGCCACCGGCAAGATCATGCTGACGCTCGATCCTGCCGATGCCACGACGCCGCAGGCGCGCGTCTTCCTCGAAACCACCACGGCCGGTGCCAAGGCCTATGCGCTGCCGGGCGCAGCGCTGGAACGGGGCGGCTATTCTGTGCCGCTGTCGGGCCAGCCGACCACGATCGATCTTGTCGGCCAATAA
- the thiD gene encoding bifunctional hydroxymethylpyrimidine kinase/phosphomethylpyrimidine kinase: MTISRILVIAGSDSSGGAGIQADIKTITAFGGHAMTAVTAITAQNTLGVAAMQRMEPALVVAQIDAVLSDIGADAIKIGMIGSAPIAEAVADRLAMADARMPLVFDPVMIATSGAMLADDAAIAAFERLMAMATLITPNLPELALLSPEGAEALAARTGAAVLAKGGHGEGDRLVDRLVHPDGSTETWIDDRIETRHTHGTGCTLASAIATGLGKGDGLDQAVAAARRHVRAAILAAPGLGRGSGPLGMPQR; the protein is encoded by the coding sequence GTGACCATCTCGCGCATTCTCGTCATCGCCGGATCGGACAGCAGCGGCGGTGCGGGAATCCAGGCGGATATCAAGACGATCACCGCCTTTGGTGGCCATGCGATGACCGCTGTCACCGCGATCACCGCGCAGAATACGCTTGGCGTGGCCGCCATGCAGCGGATGGAGCCTGCCCTAGTGGTGGCGCAGATCGACGCGGTGCTGTCCGACATCGGCGCCGATGCGATCAAGATCGGCATGATCGGATCGGCGCCGATCGCCGAGGCGGTTGCCGATCGGCTCGCCATGGCCGACGCGCGGATGCCTTTGGTGTTCGATCCGGTGATGATCGCGACCAGTGGCGCGATGCTTGCCGATGACGCCGCCATCGCCGCGTTCGAGCGGCTGATGGCGATGGCGACGCTGATCACGCCCAACCTGCCCGAACTGGCCCTGTTGTCACCGGAAGGGGCGGAGGCATTGGCGGCGCGAACGGGGGCGGCGGTGCTCGCCAAGGGCGGTCATGGCGAGGGCGATCGTCTCGTCGACCGCCTCGTTCACCCCGATGGATCGACCGAGACGTGGATCGACGATCGCATCGAGACCCGCCACACCCATGGCACGGGCTGCACCTTGGCCAGCGCGATCGCGACCGGCCTCGGCAAAGGGGACGGGCTGGATCAGGCGGTGGCGGCGGCGAGGCGGCATGTTCGCGCGGCCATCCTCGCGGCACCGGGGCTGGGGAGGGGCAGCGGCCCGCTTGGCATGCCGCAGCGCTGA
- a CDS encoding DUF1272 domain-containing protein — MLEMRPDCERCGIDLPADDGGAFICSLECTFCSPCAEALDERCPNCGGELLDRPTRVGKTLKAYPASTARQHPA; from the coding sequence ATGCTGGAGATGCGCCCCGATTGCGAACGCTGCGGCATCGACCTGCCCGCCGACGACGGCGGTGCGTTCATCTGTTCGCTCGAATGCACCTTTTGCAGCCCCTGCGCCGAAGCACTGGACGAACGCTGCCCCAATTGCGGCGGCGAGTTGCTCGACCGGCCGACCCGCGTCGGCAAGACGCTGAAGGCCTATCCCGCCTCCACCGCCCGCCAGCATCCGGCGTGA
- the glmM gene encoding phosphoglucosamine mutase: MARKYFGTDGIRGRTNEAPMTAELAMKVGQAAGAHFLRGEHRHRVVIGKDTRLSGYMMESALVAGFTSVGMDVILFGPIPTPAVAMLAKAMRADIGVMISASHNPYQDNGIKLFGPDGYKLSDEDELAIEKALDKPPRLASAEEIGRAQRIEDARGRYIHAVKATFPENLRLDGLRVVVDCANGAAYSVAPAALWELGADVIAIGITPDGTNVNDGVGSTAPEALQKKVLETRADIGIALDGDADRLIIVDEKGKIIDGDQIMALIATSWQRRGLLKGGGIVATVMSNLGLERYLAAAGLSLHRTAVGDRYVLEAMRRDGFNVGGEQSGHMILSDYATTGDGLLAALQVLAELVEIGRPASRLLACFEPLPQKLQNVRFKSGQPLETDGVKAAIAAAEQKLAGTGRLVIRKSGTEPLIRVMAEGEDPALVALVVEDICEAVRRAV, translated from the coding sequence ATGGCGCGCAAATATTTCGGCACGGACGGCATTCGCGGGCGCACCAACGAAGCGCCGATGACGGCGGAACTGGCGATGAAGGTCGGCCAGGCGGCGGGCGCGCATTTCCTGCGCGGCGAACATCGCCATCGCGTGGTGATCGGCAAGGATACCCGCCTGTCCGGCTATATGATGGAATCGGCGCTGGTCGCCGGGTTCACCTCGGTCGGGATGGACGTCATCCTGTTCGGCCCGATCCCGACGCCGGCGGTGGCGATGCTCGCCAAGGCGATGCGCGCGGATATCGGCGTGATGATCTCGGCGAGCCACAATCCCTATCAGGATAATGGCATCAAGCTGTTCGGGCCGGACGGCTACAAGCTGTCCGACGAGGACGAACTGGCGATCGAGAAGGCGCTCGACAAGCCGCCCCGTCTCGCCTCGGCCGAGGAGATCGGCCGCGCCCAGCGCATCGAAGACGCGCGTGGCCGCTATATCCATGCGGTGAAGGCGACCTTCCCCGAAAATCTGCGACTGGACGGCCTCCGCGTCGTGGTCGATTGCGCGAACGGCGCGGCCTACAGCGTGGCTCCTGCCGCCCTGTGGGAGCTGGGAGCCGACGTGATCGCGATCGGTATCACCCCGGACGGCACCAATGTGAATGATGGCGTGGGATCCACCGCGCCCGAGGCCCTGCAGAAGAAGGTGTTGGAGACGCGCGCCGATATCGGCATCGCGCTCGATGGCGATGCGGATCGGCTGATCATCGTCGATGAGAAGGGCAAGATCATCGACGGCGATCAGATCATGGCCCTGATCGCGACCAGCTGGCAGCGCCGCGGCCTGCTGAAGGGCGGCGGCATCGTGGCGACGGTGATGTCCAACCTCGGTCTCGAGCGCTATCTGGCCGCCGCCGGCCTCAGCCTCCATCGCACCGCCGTCGGCGATCGCTATGTGCTGGAGGCGATGCGCCGCGATGGCTTCAATGTCGGCGGCGAGCAATCGGGGCATATGATCCTTTCGGATTATGCGACCACCGGGGACGGGTTGCTCGCCGCTTTGCAGGTGCTGGCCGAGCTGGTCGAGATCGGGCGGCCGGCGTCCCGGCTGCTCGCCTGTTTCGAGCCCTTGCCGCAGAAGCTCCAGAATGTCCGCTTCAAGAGCGGACAGCCGCTCGAGACGGACGGCGTCAAGGCGGCGATCGCAGCGGCCGAGCAGAAGCTCGCCGGCACCGGTCGGCTGGTCATCCGCAAGTCGGGCACCGAGCCGCTGATCCGGGTGATGGCCGAAGGGGAAGATCCCGCGCTCGTCGCGCTGGTGGTCGAGGATATCTGCGAAGCCGTGCGGCGCGCTGTCTGA
- a CDS encoding L-threonylcarbamoyladenylate synthase, with the protein MILPIEDRAIAQAAALIRAGQLVAVPSETVYGLAADATDGEAVARIYAAKGRPSFNPLIVHVGSMADADAFAMLPPAAHRLARAFWPGPLTMVLPSRTGSPIAALVMAGLATIAIRMPSHPAMRALIEAAGVPLAAPSANASGRISATRAEHVSASLGDRVPLILDGGPTRHGLESTIVAVEPERLRLLRPGPIDAPALEQASGLPVMLVENGAIEAPGQLSSHYAPGKPVRLDARERRAGEWLIGFGAVAGDDTLSASGDLVEAAARLFDALHRADAVSSTGIAIAPIPHGGLGMAINDRLRRAAAPR; encoded by the coding sequence ATGATCCTGCCCATCGAAGACCGCGCCATCGCGCAGGCCGCGGCCCTGATCCGCGCCGGCCAATTGGTCGCGGTGCCGAGCGAGACCGTTTACGGCCTGGCCGCCGATGCCACCGATGGCGAGGCGGTCGCGCGCATCTATGCGGCCAAGGGGCGCCCCTCGTTCAATCCGCTGATCGTCCATGTCGGCAGCATGGCCGATGCCGATGCGTTCGCCATGCTCCCGCCGGCCGCCCACCGCCTGGCCAGGGCGTTCTGGCCCGGCCCGCTGACCATGGTGCTGCCGTCCCGCACCGGCTCGCCGATCGCCGCGCTGGTCATGGCCGGCCTTGCGACCATCGCGATCCGGATGCCCTCCCACCCGGCGATGCGGGCGTTGATCGAGGCGGCCGGCGTCCCGCTGGCCGCGCCGTCCGCCAATGCCAGCGGCAGGATCAGCGCGACGCGCGCGGAGCATGTCTCCGCCTCGCTGGGGGATCGGGTGCCCCTGATCCTCGACGGCGGGCCGACCCGGCACGGCCTCGAATCCACCATCGTCGCGGTCGAGCCCGAACGGCTGCGCCTGCTCCGCCCCGGCCCGATCGACGCCCCGGCACTCGAACAGGCATCGGGCCTGCCGGTGATGCTGGTGGAGAATGGCGCGATCGAGGCGCCCGGCCAGCTTTCCAGCCATTATGCGCCGGGCAAGCCAGTTCGCCTCGACGCCCGCGAGCGTCGCGCCGGGGAATGGCTAATCGGCTTCGGCGCCGTGGCCGGCGACGACACCCTGTCGGCGTCAGGCGATCTGGTGGAGGCTGCCGCCCGGCTGTTCGACGCGCTCCATCGCGCCGATGCCGTTTCCTCGACCGGCATCGCGATCGCGCCGATCCCGCACGGCGGCCTCGGCATGGCGATCAACGACCGGCTACGCCGCGCCGCTGCGCCGCGCTGA
- a CDS encoding M48 family metallopeptidase, translating into MAITAGALAAAAPPPPMPPMPVDPELAASLQALAAKDLRVATVAYRLQTGGRAHCPRHTRLSGLVVQDASQYRADLRPAVAQLFGLTDLPTVTAVVPDSAGAGAGIQVGDGILLMNGQRLADELPGVTKRSADGSRFSALLDRLDTAFAAGPVTLELRRDGQPLTVTVNGADACRSAVQLDLSGARNASADGRIVSVSQGVLDFTRDDDELAFVIGHELSHNILGHRDFLDTAHVSDGVLRGIGRNGARIRDTERQADYFGVYLTAWAGYDPHAAARFWKRMAHADPLGGLFSDGTHPGNGARVRDLERAADEIDAKRAAGQPLDPHYQRKR; encoded by the coding sequence ATGGCGATCACGGCGGGGGCTCTGGCCGCCGCCGCGCCGCCGCCGCCGATGCCGCCCATGCCGGTCGATCCCGAACTGGCCGCATCGCTACAGGCCCTGGCGGCCAAGGATTTGCGGGTGGCGACGGTCGCCTATCGGCTGCAGACCGGTGGGCGGGCGCATTGCCCCAGACACACCCGCCTGTCCGGGCTGGTCGTGCAGGATGCCTCGCAATATCGCGCGGATCTCCGCCCGGCGGTGGCGCAGCTCTTCGGGCTGACGGATCTGCCGACGGTGACGGCGGTGGTGCCCGACAGCGCCGGTGCGGGGGCCGGCATCCAGGTGGGCGACGGGATCCTGTTGATGAACGGGCAGAGGCTCGCGGACGAATTGCCCGGGGTGACGAAGCGCAGCGCCGATGGCAGCCGCTTCTCGGCCTTGCTCGACAGGCTGGACACGGCGTTTGCGGCAGGCCCGGTGACGCTGGAACTACGCCGTGACGGCCAGCCGCTGACGGTGACGGTGAACGGGGCGGATGCCTGCCGATCGGCGGTCCAGCTCGATCTGTCCGGCGCCCGCAACGCCAGCGCGGACGGCCGCATCGTCAGCGTCTCGCAAGGCGTGCTCGATTTCACCCGCGACGATGACGAACTGGCCTTCGTGATCGGTCATGAGCTGTCCCACAATATTCTCGGCCACCGGGATTTTCTCGATACCGCGCATGTCAGCGACGGCGTGCTGCGCGGGATCGGGCGCAATGGCGCGCGGATCCGCGACACCGAGCGCCAGGCGGATTATTTCGGCGTCTATCTGACCGCCTGGGCCGGGTATGATCCTCATGCGGCGGCCCGGTTCTGGAAGCGGATGGCCCATGCCGATCCGCTGGGCGGGCTGTTCTCCGACGGCACCCATCCCGGCAATGGCGCACGGGTGCGCGATCTGGAGCGTGCCGCCGATGAGATCGATGCGAAGCGGGCCGCCGGACAGCCGCTCGATCCGCATTACCAGCGGAAGCGGTGA
- a CDS encoding peptide MFS transporter produces the protein MVLPDADATFAPQSPDVARTDGGSWLGHPRQLARLFSIEAWERFGFYGMRGLLVLYLSKFFLLSDHQSNGIVGGYLSLVYLTPLIGGWLADRYLGSKRSVKFGAIVMAFGYFLLCFGGQQARPYATIDGTRYEVIQKQSGSVLDSGDAVQSIDRNGQRLVIHGLPDGSVQLLAADGHVADTIAKGAFGSGADRSPFFVAVMLIALSFVVIGNGFFKPNISTIVGSLYGPGDRRRDAGFTIFYWGINLGSIGGQLVCPFVVQYFGWWAGFLAVSIGLLVAYAMIQFDGGRLAGYGEPPVNEGPDRRVLIYALSIVAAPLVWLIFSNVMDTPEAAAGSGLWGYVVATPFLGKVLFATFLAAVIGIPIWSWKAGSRAEFQMMVAAIILVVFNVTFWTLFEQAASSLTLFADRNTTLELFGIPISAPNTQQFNPITIILFAPVVSWLWLALAKKGWEPSIQVKFGLALILVGLGFVVLASSGSFAGDDFRVSLWWLVLTYFLHSIAELFISPVGLSMITKLSIARVVGMMMGVWFLSISIGEYLAGAAAQAASVQTIGGQVTNPELSLHTYLGTFLTGGELTIGAGILLLALTPVLKRLMHGVS, from the coding sequence ATGGTCCTTCCAGACGCAGACGCCACCTTCGCACCCCAATCCCCCGATGTCGCCCGCACGGACGGCGGCTCATGGTTGGGGCACCCACGTCAGCTTGCCCGGCTCTTCTCGATCGAGGCGTGGGAACGCTTCGGATTCTACGGGATGCGCGGGCTGCTGGTGCTGTATCTCAGCAAATTCTTCCTGCTCAGCGATCACCAGTCCAACGGCATCGTCGGGGGGTATCTCAGCCTGGTCTACCTCACGCCGCTGATCGGCGGCTGGCTGGCGGATCGCTATCTGGGGTCGAAGCGATCGGTGAAGTTCGGCGCGATCGTGATGGCGTTCGGCTATTTCCTGCTCTGCTTCGGCGGGCAGCAGGCCAGGCCCTATGCGACGATCGACGGCACCCGCTACGAGGTCATCCAGAAGCAGAGCGGCTCCGTGCTCGATTCGGGCGACGCCGTGCAGTCGATCGATCGCAACGGCCAGCGCCTGGTGATCCACGGGCTTCCCGATGGCTCTGTCCAGTTGCTCGCCGCCGATGGCCATGTCGCGGACACCATCGCCAAGGGCGCTTTCGGGTCCGGCGCGGATCGCTCGCCCTTCTTCGTCGCGGTGATGCTGATCGCGCTCAGTTTCGTCGTGATCGGCAACGGCTTCTTCAAGCCCAATATCTCCACCATCGTCGGCAGCCTCTACGGGCCGGGCGATCGCCGGCGCGATGCCGGCTTCACCATCTTCTACTGGGGCATCAACCTCGGCTCGATCGGCGGCCAGCTGGTCTGCCCGTTCGTGGTCCAGTATTTCGGCTGGTGGGCGGGTTTCCTCGCCGTCTCGATCGGGCTTCTGGTGGCCTATGCGATGATCCAGTTCGATGGCGGCCGGCTTGCCGGCTATGGCGAACCGCCGGTGAACGAGGGCCCGGATCGCCGGGTGCTGATCTATGCTCTGTCGATCGTGGCGGCGCCGCTGGTGTGGCTGATCTTCAGCAATGTGATGGACACGCCGGAGGCGGCCGCGGGCAGTGGCCTGTGGGGCTATGTCGTGGCGACGCCGTTCCTCGGCAAGGTGCTGTTCGCGACCTTCCTGGCAGCCGTGATCGGCATCCCGATCTGGTCCTGGAAGGCCGGTTCCCGCGCCGAGTTCCAGATGATGGTGGCGGCGATCATCCTCGTCGTGTTCAACGTCACCTTCTGGACCCTGTTCGAGCAGGCGGCGTCCTCGCTCACCCTGTTCGCCGATCGCAACACCACGCTGGAGCTGTTCGGTATCCCGATCTCGGCGCCGAACACGCAGCAGTTCAATCCGATCACGATCATCCTGTTCGCGCCGGTGGTCAGCTGGCTATGGCTGGCCCTGGCGAAGAAGGGGTGGGAGCCCTCGATCCAGGTGAAGTTCGGGCTGGCGCTGATCCTCGTCGGGCTGGGCTTCGTGGTGCTGGCGTCGAGCGGTTCCTTCGCCGGCGATGATTTCCGGGTGTCGCTGTGGTGGCTGGTGCTCACCTATTTCCTCCACTCGATCGCCGAGCTGTTCATCTCGCCGGTCGGGCTGTCGATGATCACCAAGCTGTCGATCGCGCGGGTGGTAGGCATGATGATGGGCGTGTGGTTCCTGTCGATCTCGATCGGCGAATATCTGGCCGGCGCCGCCGCCCAGGCCGCATCGGTGCAGACCATCGGCGGGCAGGTGACCAACCCGGAACTCAGCCTGCACACCTATCTCGGCACTTTCCTGACCGGCGGTGAACTGACGATCGGTGCCGGCATCCTGCTGTTGGCGTTGACGCCGGTGCTCAAGCGCCTGATGCATGGCGTTTCCTAA
- a CDS encoding nitroreductase family protein — translation MLNDLSTPATLAATRRSGKPREIVAPGPNTAQMQRVLTAAMRVPDHGKLAPWRFVVIGEDRRDAFATLLQQAWRSEHGSEDRPDVEAINQFARQAPALVVVISTPIPGSKIPVWEQELSAGAACMAMLTAAHAEGFVGGWLSGWAAYSPMVAEGLGHPGGRIAGFLFLGTAGKDAEERPRPSYDSIVSCW, via the coding sequence ATGCTCAACGATCTGTCCACGCCCGCCACGCTCGCTGCAACCCGCCGTTCGGGCAAGCCCCGCGAGATCGTCGCCCCCGGCCCGAACACGGCGCAGATGCAGCGCGTCCTCACCGCCGCAATGCGGGTGCCTGATCATGGCAAACTGGCGCCCTGGCGGTTCGTGGTGATCGGCGAGGACCGGCGCGATGCATTCGCCACTTTGCTGCAACAGGCGTGGCGCAGCGAACATGGCAGCGAGGATCGACCCGATGTCGAGGCGATCAACCAGTTCGCACGCCAGGCGCCCGCGCTGGTGGTGGTGATCTCGACGCCGATCCCCGGCAGCAAAATCCCGGTGTGGGAGCAGGAGCTTTCGGCCGGTGCGGCGTGCATGGCGATGCTGACCGCGGCCCATGCGGAAGGCTTCGTCGGCGGCTGGCTGAGCGGCTGGGCGGCCTATTCGCCTATGGTGGCCGAAGGGCTCGGCCATCCCGGCGGGCGGATTGCGGGCTTCCTCTTCCTCGGCACGGCCGGCAAGGATGCGGAAGAACGTCCCCGCCCGTCCTACGATAGTATCGTTTCGTGCTGGTGA
- a CDS encoding GntR family transcriptional regulator: MAHDDRPVYIRLRDVIADAILEGRYKDGDALPSVRSLAAEHGANPLTVAKAYQSFQDDGLVTVRRGVGMFVAQGASVRLRRRAREQFLQVEWPRIRAQIERLDLNMTDLFDMA; the protein is encoded by the coding sequence ATGGCCCATGATGATCGCCCCGTCTATATCCGCCTGCGCGACGTGATCGCCGACGCGATCCTCGAGGGACGATATAAGGACGGTGACGCGTTGCCGTCCGTCCGGTCGCTGGCCGCCGAGCATGGCGCCAATCCGCTGACCGTCGCGAAGGCCTATCAGAGCTTCCAGGATGATGGGCTCGTCACCGTTCGCCGTGGCGTCGGCATGTTCGTCGCCCAAGGCGCCTCGGTTCGGCTCCGCCGTCGGGCTCGCGAGCAGTTCCTGCAGGTGGAGTGGCCAAGGATACGCGCGCAGATCGAGCGGCTTGATCTGAACATGACCGACCTGTTCGATATGGCCTGA